From Synergistales bacterium, the proteins below share one genomic window:
- a CDS encoding class I SAM-dependent methyltransferase produces the protein MPRIDPFERHSDAYDRWFEEHADLYRAELEAVRRLLPEERSEGIEIGVGSGKFAAPLGIAKGVEPSTAMAAKAREEGIEVESGVAESLPFEDDCLGFALMVTTICFVDDIDGAFGEAYRVLRPGGALVVGFVDRESDLGRQYEKHKDESAFYREATFFSSIEVQRHLREAGFSLDRVIQTLLPGDTPPEIIIDGSGSGAFVVIRALKGGGKKSVPLPS, from the coding sequence ATGCCCAGGATTGACCCCTTCGAGCGGCACAGCGACGCCTACGACCGCTGGTTCGAGGAACACGCCGATCTCTACAGGGCGGAGCTGGAGGCGGTGCGGCGGCTGCTCCCGGAGGAACGGAGCGAAGGAATCGAGATCGGTGTGGGGTCCGGCAAGTTCGCCGCCCCGCTGGGGATCGCGAAGGGCGTGGAACCCTCGACGGCCATGGCCGCCAAAGCCCGGGAAGAGGGGATCGAGGTGGAATCCGGTGTCGCCGAGTCCCTTCCCTTCGAAGACGACTGCCTCGGGTTTGCCCTGATGGTGACCACCATCTGCTTTGTCGACGACATCGACGGGGCCTTCGGCGAGGCCTACCGCGTCCTCCGTCCCGGCGGGGCTCTCGTCGTCGGTTTTGTGGACCGGGAGAGCGACCTGGGCCGGCAGTACGAGAAACACAAGGACGAGAGCGCCTTCTACCGGGAGGCCACCTTCTTTTCCTCTATCGAGGTGCAGCGTCATCTCAGGGAGGCCGGTTTTTCTCTTGACCGGGTGATCCAGACCCTGCTTCCCGGCGACACCCCGCCGGAGATCATCATCGACGGATCGGGCTCCGGCGCCTTCGTGGTGATCCGTGCGCTGAAAGGCGGAGGGAAAAAGAGTGTCCCCTTGCCCTCGTGA
- a CDS encoding class I SAM-dependent methyltransferase: MLCEDRKRRFYRCARCRLVFADPASRPSREAEKRVYDLHENDPGDQGYRRFLNRLAAPLLERLGDPPQEGLDFGSGPGPTLSVMLEEAGHRMSLYDPFYAPDRSVLERQYDFVTCSEAVEHFHRPDREWRLLCGLVRPGGLLAVMTQMVPEDMAFRAWGYKRDLTHVSFFDSETFRYLARRDGLRCEIVGRSVVLMRIPEAS; encoded by the coding sequence GTGCTCTGTGAAGACCGAAAACGCCGGTTCTACCGCTGTGCCCGCTGCCGGCTGGTCTTTGCCGACCCCGCATCCAGACCGTCCCGTGAGGCGGAGAAGCGGGTCTACGACCTGCACGAGAACGATCCGGGGGACCAGGGCTACCGCCGTTTCCTGAACCGGCTCGCCGCGCCGCTGCTGGAACGCCTGGGCGATCCGCCGCAGGAAGGCTTGGATTTCGGTTCCGGCCCGGGGCCGACGCTCTCGGTCATGCTGGAGGAGGCGGGGCACCGCATGTCCCTCTACGACCCCTTCTACGCCCCGGACCGCTCCGTTCTGGAGCGGCAGTACGACTTCGTGACCTGCTCGGAGGCCGTGGAGCACTTCCACCGGCCCGACAGGGAGTGGCGGCTGCTCTGCGGGCTGGTGAGACCGGGCGGTCTGCTGGCGGTGATGACCCAGATGGTTCCGGAGGACATGGCCTTCCGGGCATGGGGGTACAAGCGGGACCTCACCCACGTCAGCTTTTTCGACAGCGAGACCTTCCGCTACCTGGCCCGGCGGGACGGCCTCCGCTGTGAGATCGTCGGGCGGAGCGTCGTGCTGATGAGGAT